One window of Athalia rosae chromosome 2, iyAthRosa1.1, whole genome shotgun sequence genomic DNA carries:
- the LOC105686747 gene encoding synaptotagmin 1 isoform X3, whose product MPAIKREADSAVEGKVQEVISSTFPSIGSSTTTRSFSTTQEESKIETKNEATTEATNKVLEELQNFGKEVSKEIGMPPWAIVAILIAVGVVVLGICFCCIRRCCRKRRSKDGKKGLKGAVDLKSVQLLGSTYKDKVQPDMEELTDNAEEPDEAESKHSEVKLGKLQYKLEYDFNSNSLAVTVIQAEELPALDMGGTSDPYVKVYLLPDKKKKFETKVHRKTLNPVFNETFTFKSVPYADAMNKTLVFAIFDFDRFSKHDQIGEVKVPLCQIDLAQTIEEWRELQSVEGEGGQDNKLGDICFSLRYVPTAGKLTVVILEAKNLKKMDVGGLSDPYVKIALMQNGKRLKKKKTSIKKCTLNPYYNESFTFEVPFEQIQKVQLVVTVVDYDRIGTSEPIGKVVLGYNASGTELRHWSDMLASPRRPIAQWHTLKDPEDGDKKD is encoded by the exons ATGCCGGCGATAAAAAGGGAAGCCGATAGCGCGGTCGAGGGAAAAGTGCAAGAGGTCATTTCCTCCACGTTCCCGTCCATCGGTAGCTCGACAACCACCAGGTCGTTTTCAACCACTCAggaagaatcgaaaattg aaacaaaaaatgaagccACCACGGAAGCCACCAATAAGGTCCTCGAGGAGCTACAGAACTTCGGGAAGGAAGTCTCGAAGGAGATCGGCATGCCCCCGTGGGCCATAGTCGCGATACTGATAG CCGTCGGAGTGGTCGTCCTAGGGATTTGCTTTTGCTGCATAAGAAGATGCTGTCGCAAGCGGCGTTCAAAGGACGGGAAGAAGGGATTGAAGGGCGCAGTGGACTTAAAATCGGTACAGCTACTAGGTAGCACGTACAAGGACAAG GTTCAACCCGACATGGAAGAACTGACGGACAATGCCGAAGAGCCGGACGAAGCGGAGAGTAAACATAGCGAAGTGAAGCTCGGAAAGCTCCAGTACAAG CTGGAGTACGACTTCAATTCGAATAGTTTGGCGGTGACGGTAATCCAGGCGGAGGAGTTACCAGCCCTGGATATGGGAGGCACTTCCGATCCCTACGTGAAAGTTTATCTGCTGCCagacaagaaaaagaagttcgAAACCAAAGTCCACAGAAAAACGCTCAACCCTGTGTTCAACGAAACCTTCACCTTTAAA aGTGTTCCATACGCCGACGCAATGAACAAAACTCTGGTGTTCGCGATCTTCGATTTCGACAGATTTTCGAAACACGATCAAATCGGCGAAGTCAAGGTCCCCTTGTGCCAGATAGACTTGGCCCAGACGATCGAGGAATGGCGCGAACTGCAGAGCGTGGAAGGCGAGGGTGGTCAG GACAACAAGCTCGGTGACATCTGCTTCTCGCTTCGATACGTCCCTACGGCTGGCAAATTAACCGTTGTTATTCTCGAGGCGAAGAATCTGAAGAAGATGGACGTCGGCGGTCTTTCGGATCCATACGTTAAAATTGCGCTGATGCAAAACGGTAAAcgattgaagaagaagaagacgtcCATCAAGAAGTGCACCCTCAATCCTTATTACAACGAGTCATTTACATTCGAGGTGCCCTTCGAACAGATACAG AAAGTGCAATTGGTAGTAACGGTGGTAGATTACGATCGTATCGGAACATCGGAACCAATTGGTAAAGTTGTATTGGGTTACAACGCGAGCGGAACTGAACTCAGACATTGGTCAGACATGTTGGCATCGCCAAGGCGTCCTATAGCGCAATGGCACACATTGAAGGACCCGGAGGATGGCGACAAGAAGGATTAA
- the LOC125499904 gene encoding LOW QUALITY PROTEIN: putative uncharacterized protein DDB_G0283431 (The sequence of the model RefSeq protein was modified relative to this genomic sequence to represent the inferred CDS: inserted 1 base in 1 codon), which yields MRVTCDTTRPNRVNSIIQIPTALSMNKTRIINAPALPSDMQWNIITRIWKLPSTTNNNNNNSINSININTSSINSNSSNSNSSNNISNSNNNTNNNNNNNSXQQQHSQQNQSVEHVSKSDDDFSVILADVRKTCYSS from the exons ATGCGAGTGACTTGCGATACTACGCGCCCCAACAGAGTCAACTCGATCATTCAAATTCCCACTGCGTTGTCGATGAACAAAACAAGGATAATCAATGCTCCGGCATTGCCATCGGACATGCAATGGAACATTATCACCAGAATATGGAAGCTGCCAAGTACaacgaacaacaacaacaacaacagcatcAACAGCATCAACATCAACACCAGCAGcatcaacagcaacagcagcaacagcaacagcagcaacaacatcagcaacagcaacaacaacaccaacaacaacaacaacaacaaca agcagcagcaacattCTCAGCAAAATCAGAGCGTCGAACATGTTTCAAAGTCGGATGATGATTTTAGCGTAATCCTAGCCGACGTACGCAAAACGTGCTACAGTAGTTAG
- the LOC105686747 gene encoding synaptotagmin 1 isoform X2: MIISTCVFVIQSRLLNGTRLHECAPRGYRYKFFDVVTASFDDVRIDLEIFLSSRSSKMPAIKREADSAVEGKVQEVISSTFPSIGSSTTTRSFSTTQEESKIETKNEATTEATNKVLEELQNFGKEVSKEIGMPPWAIVAILIAVGVVVLGICFCCIRRCCRKRRSKDGKKGLKGAVDLKSVQPDMEELTDNAEEPDEAESKHSEVKLGKLQYKLEYDFNSNSLAVTVIQAEELPALDMGGTSDPYVKVYLLPDKKKKFETKVHRKTLNPVFNETFTFKSVPYADAMNKTLVFAIFDFDRFSKHDQIGEVKVPLCQIDLAQTIEEWRELQSVEGEGGQDNKLGDICFSLRYVPTAGKLTVVILEAKNLKKMDVGGLSDPYVKIALMQNGKRLKKKKTSIKKCTLNPYYNESFTFEVPFEQIQKVQLVVTVVDYDRIGTSEPIGKVVLGYNASGTELRHWSDMLASPRRPIAQWHTLKDPEDGDKKD; encoded by the exons ATGATCATCTCAACATGCGTGTTCGTAATACAGTCTAGACTTTTAAATGGGACTCGTCTGCACGAATGTGCACCGcgtggatataggtataaattttttgacgtAGTCACAGCTTCATTCGATGACGTACGAATCGATCTAGAAATATTCCTATCCAGCCGCAGCAGT AAAATGCCGGCGATAAAAAGGGAAGCCGATAGCGCGGTCGAGGGAAAAGTGCAAGAGGTCATTTCCTCCACGTTCCCGTCCATCGGTAGCTCGACAACCACCAGGTCGTTTTCAACCACTCAggaagaatcgaaaattg aaacaaaaaatgaagccACCACGGAAGCCACCAATAAGGTCCTCGAGGAGCTACAGAACTTCGGGAAGGAAGTCTCGAAGGAGATCGGCATGCCCCCGTGGGCCATAGTCGCGATACTGATAG CCGTCGGAGTGGTCGTCCTAGGGATTTGCTTTTGCTGCATAAGAAGATGCTGTCGCAAGCGGCGTTCAAAGGACGGGAAGAAGGGATTGAAGGGCGCAGTGGACTTAAAATCG GTTCAACCCGACATGGAAGAACTGACGGACAATGCCGAAGAGCCGGACGAAGCGGAGAGTAAACATAGCGAAGTGAAGCTCGGAAAGCTCCAGTACAAG CTGGAGTACGACTTCAATTCGAATAGTTTGGCGGTGACGGTAATCCAGGCGGAGGAGTTACCAGCCCTGGATATGGGAGGCACTTCCGATCCCTACGTGAAAGTTTATCTGCTGCCagacaagaaaaagaagttcgAAACCAAAGTCCACAGAAAAACGCTCAACCCTGTGTTCAACGAAACCTTCACCTTTAAA aGTGTTCCATACGCCGACGCAATGAACAAAACTCTGGTGTTCGCGATCTTCGATTTCGACAGATTTTCGAAACACGATCAAATCGGCGAAGTCAAGGTCCCCTTGTGCCAGATAGACTTGGCCCAGACGATCGAGGAATGGCGCGAACTGCAGAGCGTGGAAGGCGAGGGTGGTCAG GACAACAAGCTCGGTGACATCTGCTTCTCGCTTCGATACGTCCCTACGGCTGGCAAATTAACCGTTGTTATTCTCGAGGCGAAGAATCTGAAGAAGATGGACGTCGGCGGTCTTTCGGATCCATACGTTAAAATTGCGCTGATGCAAAACGGTAAAcgattgaagaagaagaagacgtcCATCAAGAAGTGCACCCTCAATCCTTATTACAACGAGTCATTTACATTCGAGGTGCCCTTCGAACAGATACAG AAAGTGCAATTGGTAGTAACGGTGGTAGATTACGATCGTATCGGAACATCGGAACCAATTGGTAAAGTTGTATTGGGTTACAACGCGAGCGGAACTGAACTCAGACATTGGTCAGACATGTTGGCATCGCCAAGGCGTCCTATAGCGCAATGGCACACATTGAAGGACCCGGAGGATGGCGACAAGAAGGATTAA
- the LOC105686747 gene encoding synaptotagmin 1 isoform X1, whose amino-acid sequence MIISTCVFVIQSRLLNGTRLHECAPRGYRYKFFDVVTASFDDVRIDLEIFLSSRSSKMPAIKREADSAVEGKVQEVISSTFPSIGSSTTTRSFSTTQEESKIETKNEATTEATNKVLEELQNFGKEVSKEIGMPPWAIVAILIAVGVVVLGICFCCIRRCCRKRRSKDGKKGLKGAVDLKSVQLLGSTYKDKVQPDMEELTDNAEEPDEAESKHSEVKLGKLQYKLEYDFNSNSLAVTVIQAEELPALDMGGTSDPYVKVYLLPDKKKKFETKVHRKTLNPVFNETFTFKSVPYADAMNKTLVFAIFDFDRFSKHDQIGEVKVPLCQIDLAQTIEEWRELQSVEGEGGQDNKLGDICFSLRYVPTAGKLTVVILEAKNLKKMDVGGLSDPYVKIALMQNGKRLKKKKTSIKKCTLNPYYNESFTFEVPFEQIQKVQLVVTVVDYDRIGTSEPIGKVVLGYNASGTELRHWSDMLASPRRPIAQWHTLKDPEDGDKKD is encoded by the exons ATGATCATCTCAACATGCGTGTTCGTAATACAGTCTAGACTTTTAAATGGGACTCGTCTGCACGAATGTGCACCGcgtggatataggtataaattttttgacgtAGTCACAGCTTCATTCGATGACGTACGAATCGATCTAGAAATATTCCTATCCAGCCGCAGCAGT AAAATGCCGGCGATAAAAAGGGAAGCCGATAGCGCGGTCGAGGGAAAAGTGCAAGAGGTCATTTCCTCCACGTTCCCGTCCATCGGTAGCTCGACAACCACCAGGTCGTTTTCAACCACTCAggaagaatcgaaaattg aaacaaaaaatgaagccACCACGGAAGCCACCAATAAGGTCCTCGAGGAGCTACAGAACTTCGGGAAGGAAGTCTCGAAGGAGATCGGCATGCCCCCGTGGGCCATAGTCGCGATACTGATAG CCGTCGGAGTGGTCGTCCTAGGGATTTGCTTTTGCTGCATAAGAAGATGCTGTCGCAAGCGGCGTTCAAAGGACGGGAAGAAGGGATTGAAGGGCGCAGTGGACTTAAAATCGGTACAGCTACTAGGTAGCACGTACAAGGACAAG GTTCAACCCGACATGGAAGAACTGACGGACAATGCCGAAGAGCCGGACGAAGCGGAGAGTAAACATAGCGAAGTGAAGCTCGGAAAGCTCCAGTACAAG CTGGAGTACGACTTCAATTCGAATAGTTTGGCGGTGACGGTAATCCAGGCGGAGGAGTTACCAGCCCTGGATATGGGAGGCACTTCCGATCCCTACGTGAAAGTTTATCTGCTGCCagacaagaaaaagaagttcgAAACCAAAGTCCACAGAAAAACGCTCAACCCTGTGTTCAACGAAACCTTCACCTTTAAA aGTGTTCCATACGCCGACGCAATGAACAAAACTCTGGTGTTCGCGATCTTCGATTTCGACAGATTTTCGAAACACGATCAAATCGGCGAAGTCAAGGTCCCCTTGTGCCAGATAGACTTGGCCCAGACGATCGAGGAATGGCGCGAACTGCAGAGCGTGGAAGGCGAGGGTGGTCAG GACAACAAGCTCGGTGACATCTGCTTCTCGCTTCGATACGTCCCTACGGCTGGCAAATTAACCGTTGTTATTCTCGAGGCGAAGAATCTGAAGAAGATGGACGTCGGCGGTCTTTCGGATCCATACGTTAAAATTGCGCTGATGCAAAACGGTAAAcgattgaagaagaagaagacgtcCATCAAGAAGTGCACCCTCAATCCTTATTACAACGAGTCATTTACATTCGAGGTGCCCTTCGAACAGATACAG AAAGTGCAATTGGTAGTAACGGTGGTAGATTACGATCGTATCGGAACATCGGAACCAATTGGTAAAGTTGTATTGGGTTACAACGCGAGCGGAACTGAACTCAGACATTGGTCAGACATGTTGGCATCGCCAAGGCGTCCTATAGCGCAATGGCACACATTGAAGGACCCGGAGGATGGCGACAAGAAGGATTAA
- the LOC105686781 gene encoding out at first protein, translating into MKALSEIIVICVVVQYLFDVCTPHLLINVRNQGGDILLETISSNVTDDTISLEFQRSDGTLVTQLIDFRNEVQVIKALVLGEEERGQNQYQVMCFVNHFYKMDFISSDAMSKLRQKNPGTIRIAEEDRGHSNYTMDLFLDVSRSNVISKHVAALCGEAADTTYTRNDDLKQWVQRPGSSETALMAAARNFTLVPAADRGTNETKHVSLSKCADTSNLWAPCTCSLELCIGWYPCGLKFCKGKGDGKKVVSSYRCGIKTCKKCFIFSYYSQVKQNCLWDE; encoded by the exons ATGAAGGCTCTGAGTGAAATAATTGTCATCTGTGTTGTCGTTCAGTACTTATTCGATGTCTGCACACCTCATTTGTTGATAAATGTTAGAAACCAG GGTGGAGATATTCTTCTGGAGACAATATCATCAAACGTCACCGACGACACAATAAGCCTCGAATTTCAACGTTCTGATGGAACTTTGGTCACCCAGCTTATAGATTTCAGAAAT GAAGTGCAGGTGATAAAAGCACTTGTCCTTGGAGAGGAAGAGCGTGGACAAAATCAGTACCAAGTGATGTGTTTTGTAAATCACTTTtataaaatggattttatATCCTCTGACGCAATGTCCAAGCTCAGACAAAAAAACCCTGGTACAATTCGCATTGCCGAAGAAGATAGGGGTCATAGCAATTACACAATGGATTTATTCCTTGATGTATCTAGATCTAATGTAATTTCAAAACATGTTGCTGCACTGTGTGGTGAAGCTGCAGACACTACCTACACAAGAAATGATGACTTGAAGCAATGGGTGCAGAGGCCTG GTTCTTCAGAAACCGCCCTTATGGCAGCAGCGCGTAACTTCACGCTTGTGCCAGCGGCAGATCGGGGGACAAATGAGACGAAGCATGTCTCATTATCAAAATGCGCGGATACATCAAACCTTTGGGCTCCATGCACCTGCTCTTTAGAACTTTGTATTGGTTGGTATCCATGCGGACTCAAGTTCTGCAAGGGCAAAGGTGATGGTAAAAAAGTAGTAAGCTCTTACAGATGTGGTATCAAAACGTGCAAAAAgtgtttcatattttcttacTACTCGCAAGTAAAACAGAATTGCTTGTGGGACGAATGA